The window GAGCTTATCCACCTCTCTCCAGAACGAGGAAGAAGATCTATTGAAAAAATCTATCTCGTGAAAAATCACACCCACTTTAAGAAGCTCATCTTTAAGAGCCCTCCACTCCTCCCAATCTCCGCTTCTGGGGATGGAAACAATATCTATTTTCCACCCTTTCTCTATCAGACCCTTGGAGAGGTATGTCAAAAACTTTCCTGAACCATCCTTTAAAACAGGGATAAGAAACAAAATTTTACGCTTACTCATGTGTTCCTAAGCCTTGAAGATTATGTATATTACATCTCCATCCTGAACCTCATAATCTTTCCCCTCTACCCTAACAAGCCCCCGCTCCTTTGCAAGCTTATAATCCCCTACTTCAAGAAGATTAAGAGAGCCAATAACCTCTGCCTTTATAAAACCTCTTTCCATATCACTGTGTATCTTCCCTGCAGCCTGTGGAACCTTCGTTCCCTTCTTTATCGACCAAGCCCTTAATTCCTTTTTGTTAAAAGTAAAAAAGGTTATGAGATTCAAAAGTTCATAAGAAACACGAATCAACTTACCGATAGAGGATTCAAAATCCATCTCCTCGATAAATTCTCTTGCTTCTTGAGGAGATAGCTCAGCCAACTCTGCCTCAAGGCGCGCAGAGCCCCACACCACAGGACTTTCGCGAGAAGAAGCCCATTTTATAAAGCGATCAAGCAGAGATTTATCTACCTCTTCAGTCGAATTCAGATAGTAAAGATGCGGTTTAGTTGAAAGAAGCTGGTATTCCTTAGACAGCTTCTCAAGATCCTCATGCGAGAAAGATTTTCTTAAAGGCTCCCCTTTAAGTAATAGCTCCCTTACCTCTTCAAGAAACGAAAGTTCTTTCCTCGCTTTTTTATCTCCGACACGCGCGCTTCTTCCGAGCTTATCAATCCATTTCTCAACGAGCTCCAAATCCGAAAGCATGAGCTCAACCTCTATGATCTCAGCATCTCTCACGGGGTCAACGCTTCCCTCAGGGTGAGAAACGCTTCCCTCCTCAAAAGCCCTAACCACCTCAACAACCGCATCCACACCCCTTATATGGCTTAAAAACTGATTGCCTAATCCCTCTCCCTTGCTCGCTCCCCTGACTAAACCCGCTATGTCGTAAAACTCCACTTCTGCGGGAACGACCTTAGGAGGATTAAGCATCCGAGCGAGCTTCTCCAACCTATCGTCAGGAACAGAAGCAACCCCTTTATGAGGCTCAACCGTTGAGAACGGGTATCCTGCCACCAAGACTCCCGCTTTAGTGAGAGCATTAAAAAGGGTCGATTTACCAGCATTTGGCAATCCAACTATTCCAACCGAAAGAGGCATATACTATCACTCCCCTGGATACCCTATCGGAAAAATATAGAGAGGATCAATCCCATCGGGAAGACTCAAAACCCGTGAGACAAGCCCGTCGTTAAAAGCACCTATGGCTACCGTTCCGAGCCCACGCTCCGCACAGGCAAGATAAATATTCTGTCCTAT is drawn from Synergistota bacterium and contains these coding sequences:
- the ychF gene encoding redox-regulated ATPase YchF → MPLSVGIVGLPNAGKSTLFNALTKAGVLVAGYPFSTVEPHKGVASVPDDRLEKLARMLNPPKVVPAEVEFYDIAGLVRGASKGEGLGNQFLSHIRGVDAVVEVVRAFEEGSVSHPEGSVDPVRDAEIIEVELMLSDLELVEKWIDKLGRSARVGDKKARKELSFLEEVRELLLKGEPLRKSFSHEDLEKLSKEYQLLSTKPHLYYLNSTEEVDKSLLDRFIKWASSRESPVVWGSARLEAELAELSPQEAREFIEEMDFESSIGKLIRVSYELLNLITFFTFNKKELRAWSIKKGTKVPQAAGKIHSDMERGFIKAEVIGSLNLLEVGDYKLAKERGLVRVEGKDYEVQDGDVIYIIFKA